The Blastococcus sp. HT6-4 genome window below encodes:
- a CDS encoding NDMA-dependent alcohol dehydrogenase has protein sequence MPVNTRGAILRSAPGQWEVTDLVADDPRTGELQVKLAASGMCHSDDHIATGDMPVGHYPFLGGHEGAGVVTAVGPGTKDFKEGDHVVFSFLPGCGRCRYCANGQQYICDSGANLLIGSRWDDAESFRFQTSDGTPVGQMCGLGTFAEVTTVDVRSTVKIPDDIPLDVACLVGCGVGTGWGTAVQAGEVRAGDTVIVMGIGGIGINAVQGAAHAGASHVIAVDPIDFKREKAMELGATHAFASIEEAADFGRSVTNGQGADKVLITVGVLKGEHVAQGVEALGKGGRVVITGLGDLTDVGIPINPSMLALFTKEIRGALFGDQNPSADMLKMLRLYQEGNLKLDELITKRYKLDDINQGYEDLHAGKNIRGVIVYD, from the coding sequence GTGCCCGTGAACACCCGTGGCGCGATCCTGCGCTCCGCCCCAGGACAGTGGGAAGTCACCGATCTGGTCGCCGACGACCCGCGAACCGGTGAACTGCAGGTCAAGCTGGCCGCATCCGGCATGTGCCACTCGGACGACCACATCGCCACCGGCGACATGCCGGTCGGCCACTACCCCTTCCTCGGCGGCCACGAGGGCGCGGGCGTGGTCACCGCCGTCGGCCCCGGCACCAAGGACTTCAAGGAGGGCGACCACGTGGTCTTCTCCTTCCTCCCCGGGTGCGGTCGCTGCCGGTACTGCGCGAACGGGCAGCAGTACATCTGCGACTCGGGTGCCAACCTCCTGATCGGCTCCCGCTGGGACGACGCCGAGAGCTTCCGCTTCCAGACCTCCGACGGCACCCCGGTCGGCCAGATGTGCGGGCTGGGCACGTTCGCCGAGGTGACCACCGTCGACGTCCGCTCCACGGTCAAGATCCCCGACGACATCCCGCTCGACGTCGCCTGCCTCGTCGGCTGCGGCGTCGGCACCGGCTGGGGCACGGCCGTGCAGGCCGGCGAGGTGCGCGCCGGCGACACGGTGATCGTCATGGGTATCGGCGGCATCGGGATCAACGCGGTCCAGGGTGCGGCGCACGCCGGGGCCAGCCATGTCATCGCCGTCGACCCCATCGACTTCAAGCGCGAGAAGGCGATGGAGCTCGGCGCCACCCACGCCTTCGCGAGCATCGAGGAAGCGGCCGACTTCGGCCGCAGCGTCACCAACGGGCAGGGCGCGGACAAGGTGCTGATCACCGTCGGCGTGCTGAAGGGGGAGCACGTCGCCCAGGGGGTCGAGGCGCTCGGCAAGGGCGGGCGGGTCGTCATCACCGGCCTCGGTGACCTCACCGACGTCGGCATCCCGATCAACCCCAGCATGCTGGCGCTGTTCACCAAGGAGATCCGGGGCGCGCTGTTCGGCGACCAGAACCCTAGCGCCGACATGCTGAAGATGCTGCGGCTCTACCAGGAGGGGAACCTCAAGCTCGACGAGCTGATCACCAAGCGGTACAAGCTCGACGACATCAACCAGGGCTACGAGGACCTGCACGCGGGCAAGAACATCCGCGGCGTGATCGTCTACGACTGA
- a CDS encoding MoxR family ATPase: MTATRTAARLDVGGMVRVARDRVVARIREAEVVAAALSAGRNVVLEGPPGTGKTTLLRSLADGAGVPLVLVEGNAELTPTRLVGHHDASRVLTEDYRPENFVPGPLTRAMTEGALLYVEEFNRVPEETMNVLLGVLSEREMHVPRFGRVAARPTFRLVAAMNPFDAVGTARVTPALYDRSCRVAMGYQDEAAELAVVTSVTEGPAELVARAVRAVRITRDHPELRIGASVRGAIDTVLIAVELATVRGAGSVDEDTGLDAALAAMTGKVTLGDGVARPVEDVVADIWRRAGEELGKG; the protein is encoded by the coding sequence GTGACCGCCACCCGCACCGCTGCCCGGCTGGACGTCGGCGGCATGGTGCGGGTGGCCCGCGACCGCGTGGTCGCCCGCATCCGCGAGGCGGAGGTGGTCGCCGCCGCGCTCTCGGCCGGACGCAACGTCGTGCTGGAGGGCCCACCCGGCACGGGCAAGACGACGCTGCTGCGCTCGCTGGCCGACGGCGCCGGCGTCCCACTGGTGCTGGTGGAGGGCAACGCCGAACTGACGCCCACCCGGCTGGTCGGCCACCACGACGCCTCGCGGGTGCTCACCGAGGACTACCGGCCGGAGAACTTCGTCCCCGGCCCGCTGACCCGGGCGATGACCGAGGGCGCTCTCCTCTACGTCGAGGAGTTCAACCGGGTCCCCGAGGAGACGATGAACGTCCTGCTCGGCGTGCTCTCGGAGCGCGAGATGCACGTCCCCCGGTTCGGCCGCGTAGCCGCTCGTCCCACCTTCCGGCTGGTCGCGGCGATGAACCCGTTCGACGCGGTGGGTACCGCACGGGTGACGCCGGCCCTCTACGACCGCTCGTGCCGGGTCGCGATGGGCTACCAGGACGAGGCCGCCGAGCTCGCCGTCGTCACCTCGGTCACCGAGGGGCCGGCCGAGCTCGTCGCGCGGGCGGTGCGTGCGGTCCGGATCACCCGCGACCACCCCGAGCTGCGCATCGGCGCCTCGGTGCGCGGCGCGATCGACACCGTGCTGATCGCCGTGGAGCTGGCGACGGTCCGGGGCGCGGGATCGGTCGACGAGGACACCGGCCTGGACGCTGCGCTGGCCGCCATGACCGGCAAGGTGACCCTCGGCGACGGCGTGGCCCGCCCGGTGGAGGACGTCGTCGCCGACATCTGGCGCCGGGCGGGTGAGGAGCTGGGAAAAGGCTGA
- a CDS encoding vWA domain-containing protein, with the protein MVSDPAEVEELLRSQAARRASRDQLSRSNPDFDAVSPAAGQLDAAAVADLAARDPDAAARVLAAAARAFDPALRAAARSLAARFPVGRPRTGVADRPGTSRMVTRREPTGSDVDLDASLAARGAEPHWRAEHLHTRGWRSTGRAVVLLVDASGSVAGDELAAAVLTASALVQRMRPGDELAVVAFWSSAVVLRPMSADPRVDLVVDRLCDLRGGGTTDLELALRTAAAQLARSRAADRQVLLLSDGLATESPDPVDAARALARVPARLQVMALSAEEEATVSCAALAAAGGGRVAPLHRPSQAPAAVRELLG; encoded by the coding sequence GTGGTCAGCGACCCCGCCGAGGTCGAGGAGCTGCTCCGCTCCCAGGCCGCGCGCCGCGCCAGCCGCGACCAGCTCTCCCGCAGCAACCCCGACTTCGACGCCGTCTCCCCCGCGGCCGGGCAGCTGGACGCCGCGGCGGTGGCCGACCTCGCCGCCCGCGACCCCGACGCCGCGGCGCGGGTCCTGGCGGCGGCCGCCCGCGCCTTCGACCCGGCGCTGCGGGCCGCGGCCCGGTCGCTGGCCGCCCGGTTCCCGGTCGGCCGGCCCCGGACCGGCGTCGCGGACCGGCCCGGCACCAGCCGGATGGTCACCCGCCGGGAGCCCACCGGCTCCGACGTCGACCTCGACGCCTCGCTGGCCGCCCGCGGCGCCGAGCCGCACTGGCGCGCGGAGCACCTGCACACGCGCGGCTGGCGGTCCACCGGCCGTGCCGTCGTGCTGCTGGTGGACGCCAGCGGCTCGGTGGCCGGCGACGAGCTGGCCGCCGCCGTCCTGACCGCCTCGGCGCTGGTGCAGCGGATGCGGCCGGGCGACGAGCTGGCGGTCGTCGCGTTCTGGTCCAGCGCCGTCGTCCTCCGCCCGATGTCCGCCGACCCGCGGGTCGACCTCGTCGTGGACCGGCTGTGCGACCTGCGCGGCGGCGGCACGACCGACCTGGAGCTGGCGCTGCGGACGGCGGCGGCGCAGCTGGCCCGCTCGCGCGCCGCCGACCGGCAGGTGCTGCTGCTGTCCGACGGCCTGGCCACCGAGAGCCCCGACCCGGTCGACGCCGCCCGGGCGCTCGCGCGCGTCCCGGCCCGGCTGCAGGTCATGGCGTTGTCGGCCGAGGAGGAGGCGACCGTCTCCTGCGCGGCCCTCGCGGCAGCGGGCGGCGGCCGGGTGGCCCCGCTGCACCGCCCCTCCCAGGCCCCCGCGGCCGTGCGCGAACTCCTGGGCTGA
- a CDS encoding MOSC domain-containing protein, translated as MVGLLASPVHRYGGRPGAAPPGQAGDRRERIELRAGLGIVGDRYAGRPAHRDAQVTVLAVESLEALAGDLGAAPFDPLLTRRNVVLRGAEVEALRGSEFALDCGAGAVLLRGGRPANPCAWMDTVLAPGAHRGLRGRGGVRCAVLSDGVLRLGPAVLRTTVPLDPRRAGVRRSPTRRGPVPARPPG; from the coding sequence GTGGTCGGGCTGCTCGCCTCGCCGGTGCACCGCTACGGCGGGCGGCCCGGGGCGGCGCCGCCCGGCCAGGCGGGGGACCGCCGGGAGCGGATCGAGCTCCGGGCCGGGCTGGGCATCGTCGGCGACCGCTACGCCGGCCGGCCCGCGCACCGGGACGCGCAGGTGACCGTGCTGGCGGTGGAGTCGCTCGAGGCGCTCGCCGGCGACCTGGGCGCCGCTCCGTTCGACCCGCTCCTGACCCGGCGGAACGTGGTGCTGCGCGGCGCCGAGGTCGAGGCGCTGCGCGGCAGCGAGTTCGCGCTCGACTGCGGCGCGGGCGCCGTCCTGCTGCGCGGCGGGCGCCCGGCGAACCCCTGCGCCTGGATGGACACCGTGCTGGCCCCGGGGGCCCACCGTGGGCTCCGGGGGAGGGGCGGTGTGCGCTGCGCGGTCCTGTCCGACGGTGTGCTGCGGCTGGGGCCGGCTGTGCTGCGCACTACCGTCCCACTCGACCCACGTCGCGCAGGCGTCCGACGTTCCCCGACACGCCGCGGCCCGGTGCCCGCGCGACCCCCCGGGTGA
- a CDS encoding XdhC family protein yields the protein MRDVLDDLVGWWQAGETVGMGTVVATWRSAPRPAGASMLVGPDGTAVGSVSGGCVEGAVYEEARDAVSTGRPLLERYGVSDDDAFAVGLTCGGILDVFVEPVSRESFPELGEIAESVGRHEPVAVVTVVAGPDDRLGRRLVLWPDRASGTLGSQRLDDAVAADARGMLVAGRTALLHVGHDGERRGDDLTLFVNCFAPPARMVVFGAIDFAAAVARVGAFLGYRVTVCDARPVFATPRRFPEAHEVVVEWPHRYLGAEVEAGRIDERTVLCVLTHDPKFDVPLLEVALRTPVAYVGAMGSRRTHDERLARLREAGLTDDELARLSSPIGLDLGARTPEETAVSIAAEIIQGRWGGTGRRLAEVEGPIHETAER from the coding sequence GTGCGTGACGTCCTGGACGACCTGGTGGGCTGGTGGCAGGCGGGGGAGACCGTCGGCATGGGCACGGTGGTGGCCACCTGGCGCTCGGCGCCGCGGCCGGCCGGCGCCTCGATGCTGGTCGGCCCCGACGGCACCGCGGTCGGCAGCGTCTCCGGCGGGTGCGTGGAGGGCGCGGTCTACGAGGAGGCCAGGGACGCCGTCTCGACCGGCCGCCCCCTCCTGGAGCGCTACGGGGTGAGCGACGACGACGCGTTCGCCGTGGGGCTGACCTGCGGCGGGATCCTCGACGTCTTCGTGGAACCGGTCTCCCGCGAGTCGTTCCCCGAACTGGGGGAGATCGCCGAGTCGGTCGGGCGGCACGAGCCGGTCGCCGTCGTCACCGTGGTCGCCGGGCCCGACGACCGGCTGGGCCGCCGGCTGGTGCTCTGGCCCGACCGGGCCTCGGGGACGCTCGGCTCGCAGCGGCTCGACGACGCCGTCGCCGCCGACGCCCGCGGCATGCTGGTGGCCGGGCGCACCGCGCTGCTGCACGTCGGGCACGACGGCGAGCGCCGCGGCGACGACCTGACGCTGTTCGTGAACTGCTTCGCCCCGCCGGCCCGCATGGTGGTGTTCGGGGCGATCGACTTCGCCGCCGCCGTCGCGCGCGTGGGTGCCTTCCTCGGCTACCGGGTGACCGTCTGCGACGCCCGCCCGGTGTTCGCCACCCCTCGGCGGTTCCCGGAGGCGCACGAGGTGGTCGTCGAGTGGCCGCACCGGTACCTGGGGGCCGAGGTGGAGGCGGGGCGGATCGACGAGCGCACCGTGCTGTGCGTGCTCACCCACGACCCGAAGTTCGACGTCCCGCTGCTGGAGGTCGCGCTGCGCACCCCGGTGGCCTACGTCGGGGCGATGGGCTCGCGGCGCACCCACGACGAGCGGCTGGCGCGGCTGCGCGAGGCCGGGCTGACCGACGACGAGCTGGCCCGGCTGTCCTCGCCGATCGGGCTGGACCTCGGCGCCCGCACCCCGGAGGAGACGGCGGTCTCGATCGCGGCGGAGATCATCCAGGGCCGCTGGGGCGGGACCGGCCGGCGGCTGGCCGAGGTGGAGGGCCCCATCCACGAGACGGCGGAGCGCTGA
- a CDS encoding VWA domain-containing protein, with protein MADGAVVERDVVDTVLGFARTLRHAGVGASPDRVEAMLAALGRLDVLDPSAVYWAGRLTLCSGPDDLDRYDTAFAAWFSGRRPRPAPAPAQATPRLAASAPLDPGTGEGDDSDAPDLAARASGDEVLRHRDVAGLTDAEREHLRRLFALLVPAAPMRPARRRRPSAHGSVHPARTVRRALRDGGEISRLLHRRARPRPRRVVLLIDVSGSMTPYADALLRFAHAVVRARPVSTEVFTIGTRLTRVTRELRLRDPDRALAAGGQAIPDWSGGTRLGEVLKAFLDRWGQRGTARGAVVVVCSDGWERGGAELLAEQMARLRRLAHAVVWVNPHKGRVGYEPLTGGMQAALPSVDHFVAGHSMAAFEELTGVISRA; from the coding sequence GTGGCTGACGGGGCGGTGGTGGAGCGCGACGTCGTCGACACCGTGCTGGGGTTCGCCCGCACGCTGCGCCACGCCGGCGTCGGCGCCTCCCCGGACCGGGTCGAGGCGATGCTCGCCGCGCTCGGCCGGCTCGACGTGCTCGACCCGTCGGCCGTCTACTGGGCCGGGCGGCTGACGCTCTGCTCGGGCCCGGATGACCTCGACCGCTACGACACCGCCTTCGCCGCCTGGTTCTCCGGGCGCCGCCCCCGCCCGGCCCCGGCCCCGGCGCAGGCGACGCCCCGGCTGGCGGCGAGCGCGCCGCTCGACCCGGGCACCGGCGAGGGCGACGACAGCGACGCCCCCGACCTCGCGGCGAGGGCCAGCGGTGACGAGGTGCTGCGGCACCGCGACGTCGCCGGGCTCACCGACGCCGAGCGCGAGCACCTGCGCCGGCTGTTCGCCCTGCTGGTCCCCGCCGCCCCCATGCGCCCGGCGCGGCGCCGGCGGCCGTCCGCGCACGGCTCGGTGCACCCGGCGCGGACGGTCCGGCGCGCGCTGCGGGACGGCGGCGAGATCAGCCGGTTGCTGCACCGCCGGGCGCGGCCCCGCCCCCGGCGCGTGGTGCTGCTGATCGACGTCTCCGGGTCGATGACGCCGTACGCCGACGCGCTGCTGCGGTTCGCGCACGCGGTCGTGCGGGCGCGCCCGGTGTCGACCGAGGTGTTCACGATCGGTACCCGGCTCACCCGCGTCACCCGCGAGCTGCGGCTGCGCGACCCCGACCGGGCCCTGGCCGCCGGCGGGCAGGCCATCCCCGACTGGTCCGGCGGCACCCGGCTCGGGGAGGTGCTCAAGGCGTTCCTCGACCGGTGGGGCCAGCGGGGCACCGCCCGTGGTGCGGTGGTCGTCGTCTGCAGTGACGGCTGGGAGCGCGGCGGCGCCGAGCTGCTCGCCGAGCAGATGGCGCGGCTGCGGCGGCTGGCGCACGCCGTGGTGTGGGTGAACCCGCACAAGGGCAGGGTCGGGTACGAGCCGCTCACCGGCGGGATGCAGGCGGCGCTCCCGTCGGTGGACCACTTCGTGGCCGGGCACAGCATGGCCGCCTTCGAAGAGCTGACGGGAGTGATCTCGCGTGCGTGA
- a CDS encoding MoxR family ATPase — protein MSEPTVPGSPDQLAAALEATGYLPDEGLATAAYLALVMHRPLFLEGEAGVGKTALAHALAQVTGRPIYRLQCYEGLEASQALYDWDFGRQLLHLRAAEAAHAADDPERLEASLYDRRFLLARPLLQALEDSPSVLLIDEVDRADDEFEAFLLEVLSDFTISIPELGTVRAQTPPLVVLTSNRTREVHDALKRRCLYHWLAHPDFDREVAILRRRLPEVTDQLAREVARATANLRTLDLLKPPGIAEAMDWATALHTLGARDLDPDLAARTLGAVLKYREDTERVRSLAPEALVGG, from the coding sequence GTGAGCGAGCCCACGGTCCCCGGAAGCCCCGACCAGCTCGCCGCCGCGCTGGAGGCGACCGGCTACCTGCCCGACGAGGGGCTGGCCACCGCCGCGTACCTCGCGCTGGTCATGCACCGCCCGCTGTTCCTCGAGGGGGAGGCCGGCGTCGGCAAGACGGCGCTGGCGCACGCGCTGGCGCAGGTCACCGGCCGGCCGATCTACCGGCTGCAGTGCTACGAGGGCCTGGAGGCCAGCCAGGCGCTCTACGACTGGGACTTCGGCCGCCAGCTGCTGCACCTGCGCGCCGCGGAGGCCGCGCACGCCGCCGACGACCCCGAGCGGCTGGAGGCCTCCCTCTACGACCGCCGCTTTCTGCTCGCCCGGCCGCTGCTGCAGGCGCTGGAGGACTCCCCGAGCGTCCTGCTCATCGACGAGGTCGACCGGGCCGACGACGAGTTCGAGGCGTTCCTGCTCGAGGTGCTCAGCGACTTCACCATCTCCATCCCCGAGCTCGGGACGGTGCGCGCGCAGACCCCGCCGCTGGTCGTGCTCACCTCCAACCGCACCCGCGAGGTGCACGACGCGCTCAAGCGCCGCTGCCTCTACCACTGGCTGGCCCACCCCGACTTCGACCGCGAGGTCGCGATCCTGCGCCGCCGGCTGCCGGAGGTCACCGACCAGCTGGCCCGCGAGGTGGCGCGGGCGACGGCCAACCTGCGGACGCTCGACCTGCTCAAGCCACCAGGGATCGCCGAGGCCATGGACTGGGCGACGGCGCTGCACACCCTGGGCGCCCGGGACCTCGACCCCGACCTCGCCGCGCGCACCCTGGGAGCGGTGCTCAAGTACCGGGAGGACACCGAGCGGGTGCGGTCGCTGGCACCGGAGGCCCTCGTCGGTGGCTGA
- a CDS encoding M18 family aminopeptidase — MPTPDPAPTDELALGDDLRAFVDASPSPSHAVAELVRRLTAAGFTELAEADSWAPAPGGQHFVVRHGSLIAFRVGSGPLAETGMRLVGAHTDSPTFKVRPYSDVRRAGYRLVGVEPYGGGLWHTWLDRELTVAGRLVLRSGSPDRPRTALVRLPGAPLRLPSLAIHLDRGVREGLTLDPQQHLVPVWDRDLDTGPGLTEALAAAAGVAADDVVGSDLVLADTQPAARAGADGSWVAAPRLDDLACCHSGLLALLAAPAGARTQLLVCNDHEEVGSGSMSGARGSFLEDVVRRLAAATDPADPQAAHRALARSVLVSADMAHAVHPTRAERHEPAHQPQLGGGPVLKVNANQAYATDAAGAGWFRERCADAGVPVQAFVTRADLPCGSTIGPLTATRLGVATVDVGAPMLAMHSCRELASAHDVPLMVGALTACLGS, encoded by the coding sequence ATGCCGACGCCGGATCCCGCCCCGACCGACGAGCTCGCCCTCGGCGACGACCTGCGCGCGTTCGTCGACGCCTCGCCCTCCCCGTCGCACGCGGTCGCCGAACTGGTGCGCCGGCTCACGGCCGCCGGGTTCACCGAGCTCGCCGAGGCCGATTCCTGGGCGCCGGCGCCCGGGGGGCAGCACTTCGTCGTCCGGCACGGCAGCCTGATCGCCTTCCGCGTGGGCAGCGGCCCGCTGGCGGAGACCGGCATGCGGCTGGTCGGCGCGCACACCGACTCCCCGACCTTCAAGGTCCGCCCCTACTCCGACGTGCGGCGGGCCGGGTACCGGCTGGTCGGCGTCGAGCCCTACGGCGGCGGGCTCTGGCACACCTGGCTGGACCGGGAGCTGACCGTCGCCGGCCGGCTCGTGCTGCGCTCCGGGTCGCCGGACCGGCCGAGGACGGCGCTGGTGCGCCTGCCCGGCGCCCCGCTGCGGCTGCCCTCGCTGGCCATCCACCTCGACCGGGGGGTGCGCGAGGGCCTGACCCTGGACCCGCAGCAGCACCTGGTGCCGGTGTGGGACCGCGACCTGGACACCGGTCCGGGGCTGACCGAGGCGCTCGCCGCCGCGGCCGGGGTGGCCGCCGACGACGTCGTCGGATCGGACCTGGTGCTGGCCGACACCCAGCCGGCGGCGCGGGCCGGCGCCGACGGCAGCTGGGTGGCCGCGCCGCGCCTGGACGACCTGGCCTGCTGCCACTCGGGACTGCTGGCCCTGCTGGCCGCACCGGCCGGGGCACGCACGCAGCTGCTGGTCTGCAACGACCACGAGGAGGTCGGCAGCGGCTCCATGTCCGGCGCCCGGGGCAGCTTCCTCGAGGACGTCGTCCGGCGGCTGGCCGCCGCGACCGACCCCGCCGATCCCCAGGCGGCGCACCGGGCGCTGGCGCGATCGGTGCTGGTGTCGGCGGACATGGCGCACGCGGTGCACCCCACCCGCGCCGAGCGGCACGAGCCGGCCCACCAGCCGCAGCTCGGCGGCGGCCCGGTGCTGAAGGTGAACGCCAACCAGGCCTACGCGACGGATGCGGCCGGCGCGGGCTGGTTCCGGGAGCGGTGCGCCGACGCCGGCGTCCCGGTGCAGGCGTTCGTGACGCGGGCCGACCTGCCGTGCGGCAGCACGATCGGGCCGCTGACCGCGACCCGGCTGGGCGTGGCCACCGTCGACGTCGGCGCGCCGATGCTGGCGATGCACTCCTGCCGGGAGCTCGCCTCGGCCCACGACGTCCCGTTGATGGTCGGGGCGCTCACCGCCTGCCTGGGCAGCTGA
- a CDS encoding PRC and DUF2382 domain-containing protein, with the protein MIGTDTISRVIGQDVYDTEGQKIGSASEVYLDDETGQPEWVTVKTGLFGTKESFVPIRDANLTNDGVTVAVTKDRVKDAPKIDADGHLSPAEEQELYRYYGLGTGTTGETTTGRTETTTTGRTDTTTGTVGRDTSGPTTDDAMTRSEERLVVGTTSEGAQKARLRKYVVSENVTETVPVTREEVTLEREPITDANAGKAMDGPAISEEEHEVTLRNERPVVEKEAVPVERVRLGKESHTENVTVNETVRKEQIEAEGVDTDRDRRM; encoded by the coding sequence ATGATCGGCACTGACACCATCAGCCGCGTGATCGGCCAGGACGTGTACGACACGGAGGGCCAGAAGATCGGGTCCGCCTCGGAGGTCTACCTCGACGACGAGACCGGCCAGCCGGAGTGGGTCACCGTGAAGACGGGTCTGTTCGGGACCAAGGAGTCCTTCGTCCCGATCCGTGACGCCAACCTCACCAACGACGGCGTCACGGTGGCGGTCACCAAGGACCGCGTCAAGGACGCCCCGAAGATCGACGCCGACGGGCACCTCTCCCCCGCGGAGGAGCAGGAGCTCTACCGGTACTACGGCCTCGGCACGGGCACGACCGGGGAGACCACCACCGGCCGCACCGAGACCACCACGACCGGCCGGACCGACACCACCACCGGCACCGTCGGCCGGGACACCTCCGGCCCGACCACGGACGACGCGATGACGCGTTCCGAGGAGCGGCTCGTCGTCGGCACGACCAGCGAGGGCGCGCAGAAGGCCCGGCTGCGCAAGTACGTCGTGAGCGAGAACGTGACCGAGACCGTGCCGGTGACCCGTGAAGAGGTCACCCTCGAGCGCGAGCCCATCACCGACGCTAACGCCGGCAAGGCGATGGACGGGCCCGCGATCAGCGAGGAGGAGCACGAGGTGACCCTCCGCAACGAGCGCCCGGTCGTCGAGAAGGAGGCCGTGCCGGTGGAGCGCGTCCGCCTCGGCAAGGAGAGCCACACGGAGAACGTCACCGTGAACGAGACCGTGCGCAAGGAGCAGATCGAGGCCGAGGGCGTCGACACGGACCGCGACCGGCGCATGTGA
- a CDS encoding DUF3097 domain-containing protein yields MPPRSPYDDLVHPRTVKKPSPQVEAEHDLVVEDPSSGFVGAVVRCEKDVVHLEARNGRVRAYPLGPGFWVDGRPVVLVRPKPKAPAGPARSASGSTYVAGARARVAREGRIYVEGKHDAELVEKVWGHDLRIEGVVVEPLHGVDDLPGIVRDFRPSSGRRLGVLVDHLVTGSKESRIAAQITGDHALVVGHPFIDIWQAVKPSVVGIKAWPTVPKGEDWKTGVCTRLGWEDDTGYVWAQRILARVKTWTDLEPALIGRVEELIDFVTTD; encoded by the coding sequence GTGCCTCCCCGCTCGCCCTACGACGACCTCGTCCACCCGCGCACGGTCAAGAAGCCCAGCCCCCAGGTGGAGGCGGAGCACGATCTGGTGGTCGAGGACCCGAGCTCCGGGTTCGTGGGCGCCGTGGTGCGCTGCGAGAAGGACGTCGTCCACCTCGAGGCCCGCAACGGCCGCGTCCGCGCCTATCCCCTGGGACCCGGTTTCTGGGTCGACGGCCGCCCGGTGGTGCTGGTGCGCCCGAAGCCGAAGGCGCCCGCCGGCCCCGCCCGGAGCGCCTCCGGGTCGACCTACGTGGCCGGGGCACGGGCGCGGGTGGCCCGGGAGGGGCGCATCTACGTCGAGGGCAAGCACGACGCCGAGCTGGTCGAGAAGGTCTGGGGCCACGACCTGCGGATCGAGGGCGTCGTCGTCGAGCCGCTGCACGGCGTCGACGACCTGCCGGGCATCGTCCGCGACTTCCGGCCGTCGTCGGGGCGGCGGCTCGGCGTGCTCGTCGACCACCTGGTGACCGGCTCCAAGGAGTCGCGGATCGCCGCGCAGATCACCGGGGACCACGCGCTCGTGGTCGGGCACCCGTTCATCGACATCTGGCAGGCGGTCAAGCCGTCGGTCGTCGGCATCAAGGCCTGGCCGACCGTGCCCAAGGGCGAGGACTGGAAGACCGGCGTCTGCACGCGGCTCGGCTGGGAGGACGACACCGGCTACGTGTGGGCGCAGCGCATCCTCGCCCGGGTGAAGACCTGGACCGACCTCGAGCCCGCCCTC